Proteins encoded together in one Dermacentor variabilis isolate Ectoservices chromosome 2, ASM5094787v1, whole genome shotgun sequence window:
- the LOC142571827 gene encoding uncharacterized protein LOC142571827: protein MPDPRCGQFRFSFCSERKGGAYFDPTLASCLPVSAEIVYVCNRSPNRFSSLHECRRRCVEAARPHRRCMATPEFSHCSRELTSSMWFSNGTKCEEWRFPLGLCPARGSSVFASARQCRESCLRPRDKLQCCHKPKPHVCAFGQLKYPYFAAVGYDGCFRCVTSTGTRPKPDGPLRRKCASWSYSFSARTLCFAGASRRPRVRFWATSA from the exons ATG CCAGATCCTCGGTGCGGCCAGTTCCGGTTTTCCTTCTGCAGCGAGCGTAAGGGTGGTGCGTACTTTGATCCGACGCTGGCCTCTTGTCTACCGGTCTCGGCCGAAATTGTCTACGTGTGCAACCGCAGCCCCAACCGGTTCTCTTCGCTGCACGAGTGCCGTCGCCGCTGTGTGGAGGCCGCAAGGCCGCACAGGCGGTGCATGGCGACGCCGGAGTTCTCGCACTGCAGCAG GGAGTTAACGAGCAGCATGTGGTTCTCGAACGGCACCAAATGCGAGGAGTGGCGCTTCCCGCTGGGCCTGTGCCCGGCCCGGGGCAGCTCGGTGTTCGCGAGCGCTCGTCAGTGCCGCGAAAGCTGCCTGCGGCCGCGGGACAAACTGCAGTGCTGCCACAAGCCCAAGCCGCACGTCTGCGCTTTCGGGCAGCTCAAGTACCCCTATTTCGCCGCGGTCGGGTACGACGGGTGCTTCAGGTGCGTCACATCTACAGGGACGCGCCCGAAGCCTGATGGACCGCTGCGCCGAAAATGCGCTTCGTGGAGCTATAGCTTCAGCGCGCGGACTCTGTGTTTCGCAGGTGCCTCGAGGCGACCGCGAGTACGCTTTTGGGCTACCAGTGCTTAA
- the LOC142570316 gene encoding uncharacterized protein LOC142570316 has translation MEQQQLIAEEDSPRHVRMASLPTTSSVGFRLTSKKVIVFLVSAVAVLGCALALNLVHMYGTPAFTAETASTGPQEEDYLSMPASAAPLVQAAPAVERAPSAESAAASRPAGAMPAAVAESGEPVDTGTYTQLAASEDDSGNDTLATALEQRQMEPRCLDPVHMTPCSGKTSRWPAFFFDGRRCLTPVSVPPPGCLEGPNRFRSLGHCRGACQGQGARAECREPARLVPCNREHVKRRWFYPANGSCVEWGFPEGSCVNVRLRLFQSMQQCVLDCVQHNAPGCREYPVGQRCGEYQARVDESRGGFPPGGAERAFFLLYVNFPVFSAVNKNGHFECLTVDPAEKLCLLGPNMFHSYRTCARACLIS, from the exons ATGGAGCAGCAGCAGCTGATCGCAGAGGAGGACTCTCCCAGGCATGTGCGAATGGCAAGCTTGCCCACTACTTCGTCCGTCGGCTTCCGCCTGACCAGCAAGAAG GTTATCGTGTTCCTGGTCTCCGCGGTGGCGGTGCTCGGATGCGCGCTTGCGCTCAATCTGGTGCACATGTACGGGACGCCGGCGTTCACGGCCGAGACGGCGAGCACGGGGCCGCAGGAGGAGGATTACCTGTCGATGCCGGCGTCCGCCGCCCCGCTGGTGCAAGCGGCGCCAGCAGTGGAGCGGGCCCCGTCGGCCGAGTCGGCGGCAGCTTCGCGGCCTGCGGGCGCGATGCCAGCCGCCGTCGCGGAGAGCGGAGAGCCCGTGGACACCGGCACCTACACGCAACTTGCGGCCAGCGAAGATGACAGCGGCAACGACACG TTGGCGACGGCCCTCGAACAGCGGCAAATGGAGCCCCGCTGCCTGGATCCCGTCCACATGACGCCGTGCTCCGGGAAGACGAGTCGGTGGCCGGCGTTCTTCTTCGACGGCCGCCGCTGCTTGACGCCTGTGAGCGTGCCGCCGCCTGGGTGCCTGGAGGGCCCCAACCGCTTCCGCTCGCTGGGCCACTGCCGCGGCGCCTGCCAG GGTCAGGGCGCTCGAGCCGAGTGCCGGGAGCCGGCGCGGCTGGTGCCGTGCAACCGAGAGCACGTCAAGCGGCGCTGGTTCTACCCGGCCAACGGCAGCTGCGTCGAGTGGGGCTTCCCGGAGGGCAGCTGCGTCAACGTTCGGCTGCGCCTCTTCCAGAGCATGCAGCAGTGCGTGCTCGACTGCGTGCAGCACAACGCGCCCGGCTGCCGGGAGTACCCCGTCGGCCAGCGATGCGGCGAGTACCAGGCACGTGTCGATGAAAGCCGCGGGGGCTTTCCCCCAGGTGGCGCTGAGCGTGCATTCTTCCTTTTATAT GTCAACTTCCCGGTATTCTCTGCCGTGAACAAGAATGGACATTTCGAGTGCCTGACGGTGGACCCAGCAGAAAAGCTCTGTCTGCTAGGTCCCAACATGTTCCACAGCTACCGAACATGCGCCCGCGCTTGTCTCATTTCGtga